The region GGAGGCGGCCCAGGGGGTGGTCTTGGAGCTCTACCTGGCCCAGGTGGAATGGCGAGAGGAGGCGGCACAAGTGATTGAACAGGACCTTGCGGTAAGTGTTCAGCAGTCATTCCTGGGGGCTTGGGAGGAGCAGGTGGCGGTAGTTGCGGAGGTGGTCTTAGTGCTCCAGCGGGTCCAGGTAGAACGGCGCCTGGAGACGGCACAGCTGGTTGAACAGGACCTTGTGGTAAACCGCTGGCAGTCATTCCGGGAGGCTTAGGTAGCGCAGGTGGCAGAAGTCGCTGAGGCGGCCCAGGAGGTGGTCTTGGTGCTGCAGTGAGGCTAGGTGGAATGGCTCCAGGAGGCTGCACAGGTGGTTGAACAGAACCTTGTCGTAATTGTCCAGCATTCATTCCATGGAGCTTAAATGGGCCAGGTGGCGGAACCTGCGGAGGCGCCCCAAGAGGTGGTCTTGGGGCTCCACCTGGCCCAGATGGAATGGCGAGAGGAGGCGGCACAGGTGGTTGAACTGGCCCTTGTGGTAAGCGTCCTAGAGAAAATCCGGGAGGCTTAGGAGGACCAGGTGGCGGCAGTTGCGGAGGTTGTCCAAGAGGTGGTCTTAGTGGTCCACCGGGTCCAGGTAGAACGGCGCCAGGAGGCGGCACAGCTGGTGGAACAGGACCTTGTGGAAAACCGCCAACACTCATTTCAGGGGGCTTAGGTGGGCCAGGTTGTGGAAGTTGTGGAGGTGGCCCAGAAGGTGGTCTTGGCACTCCACCAGGCTGAGGTGCAATGGCACCAGGATGCAACACTGAGGGTTGAAGAGGACCTTGTGGTAAGCGTCCAGCATTGACTTCAGAAGGCTTAGGAGGTGCAGGTGGCGGTAGCTGTGGAGGCGGTCCAGAAGGCGGCCTTAGTGCTCCAGCGAGGCCAGGTGAAATggggccaggaggcggcacaGGCGGTTGAAGTGGACCTTGTGGCAAACCGCCAGCATTCATTCCAGGGGTCTTAAGTGGggcaggtggcaggtgctgcGGAGGTGGCCCAGGGGGTGGTCTTGGGGGTCCACGTGGCCCAGATGGAATGGCGAGAGGAAGCAGCACAGGTGGCTTAACATGACCTTGTGGTGAGCGTCCAGCAGTCATTCCGGGGGGCTTTGGGGGAGCGGGCGGCAGTAGATGGGGAGGTGGTCCAGGAGGTGGCCTTAGTGCTCCAGCGCGGCCAGGTGGAATGGCGTCAGGAGGTGGCACAGCTGGTATGAGAGGACCTTGTggaaaaccgccagctttcattCCACGGGGCTCAGGTGGGGCCGGTGGCGGAAGCGGCGGAGATGGTCCAGGGGGTGGTCTTGGAGCTCtacctggcccagatgaaatagtGAGAGGAGGCGGCACAGGTGGTTGAACAGGACCTTGTGGTAAGCGTCCAGCAATCATTCCGGGGGGGTTAGGAGGAGGTGGCGGCAGCTGCGGAGGTGGTCCAGGAGGTGGCCTTAGTGCTCCAGCAGGTCCAGGTAGAACAGCGCCTGGAGGCGGCACAGCTGGTTGAACAGGACCTTGCGGAAAACCACCAGCATTCATTCCAGGCGGCTTAGGTGGGGCAGGTGGCGAAAGCGACGGAGGCGGCCCAGGTGGTGGTCTTGGAGCTGCAGCTGGCCCAGATGAAATGGCGAGAGGAGGCAGCACAGGTGGTTGAATAGGACCTTGTGGTAAGCGTCCAGCAGTCATTCCGGGGGGCTTAGGAGGAGGTGGCGGTATTTGCGGAGGTGGTCCAGAAGGTGGCCTTAGTGCTCTAGCAGGTCCAGGTAGAACAGCGCCTGGAGGCGGCACAGCTGGTTGAACAGGACCTTGTGGCAAACCACCAGCATTCATTCCAGGCGGCTTAGGTGGGGCATGGGGTGGAAGCTGCGGAGGCGGCCCAGGAAATGGTCTTGGTGCTccacctggcccagatgaaatgGCAAGTGGAGGCGGCACAGGTGGTTGAAGAGGACCTTGTGGTAAGCTTCCAGCAGTCATTCCGGGGGGCTTAGGAGGAGCAGGTGGCGGTTGTTGCGGAGGTGGTCCAGGAGGTGGCCTTAGTACTCCAGCGAGGCCAGGTGAAATAGCGCCAGGAGGCGGTACAGCTGGTTGAAGAGGACCTTGCGGCAAACCGCCAGCATTCATTTCAGGGGGCTTAGGTGGGCCAGGAGGTGGAAGTTGCAGTTGCGGCCCAGGAAGTCGTCTTGCCACTGCTGTAGGCTGAGGTGCAATGGCACCAGGAGGTGGCACAGGGGGTTGAAGAGGGGCTTGTGGTAAGCGTCCACGTGTTATTCCAGGGGGATTAGGTGGAGCAGGTGGCGGCAGCTGCGGAGGCGGCCCAGGATGTGGTGGAGGAGGTGGCCTTTGGAGAATAGGTGGGGCTGATGTTGGAGAAGGAAATTTGAGAATGTCTAATGGTAATCCTTGGTTATTTGGTGGCTGCGGTGGCCCAGGGGCCAGATGGTGAGGGGAATGGCCACGGGGTGGCCCTGGTGGCAAAGGGGGACCTGGTGCAGGGCGAGCGGGAGACGGTCTAGGTAGTTTAACAGGGCTTTCATGAGATCGCCCAGGCCCTGGCTGTTGGCGAGAACCTGGTAGAGGCGATCTTCCTGGTGAACCCTGTGCTTGCAAGGGCTGTGCAGGACGGAGTGGTGGTCGTGGTCCTGGGGCCGGGAGATGGAATGCAGGCGGTAATGGCATAGGAGCCTGGCCTAGAGGTGGCCCTAGAGGTTTGGTAGCTCCTGGTGATAGCACTTTGTCAGGAGACCCAGACTGTGGCCCCGTACGCAGTCGCGATGGATGGCGAGGTCCTGCGGGAAGTCCACTAGAATGCGGGGCGGGTAGGCCGAAAGGACGATCAGGAGGCCGTCCAGGAGGTGGTCTTTGTGATTCAGGACGGACTAATTCTGGCGGTTGCCTCGGTGGACTCGGTAAATTTTGGGGTGGTGCAGGATATGGAGGCAGCGGTTGAGGCTTCTGCCCCGTAGATGGTACTGGCGGCTTTGGAGGACCCGGTGGGCCACCAAGTGCTGGATACGGTGGCTTGGGTGCATGAATTCCAGTACGTCCGGGCGGCCCGTGAGATGGTCTCGCCGGGACCATTGGGGGTTTCGGTGGCAGCTGTGGGCGTCCGGGTGGTGGCATGCCAGGGGAAACTTGGGGGCCTGGGTCGATACGAGGCATATGTTATCATTCTGGTTTTTTAGCGCTTAAAGTCATCAAAAGCAGCAGTACGATTATGCCCATTTGAGGACAAATGCCTTTTACATATGTCTCGATAAAGCTGGTCTTGAGCTAGGTGTGGCCACCTTATAtacacaaacttcctaatctcatttttCCACTTAACTGTCCACCGTCCCCTACTACGCTTGCGTTGAGATTCCGGTCTGGTACTTTTACACTCTCTTCAATGGGCAGTACATGACCCGTggatgcccatttcttcttgatatCTATGGGATTTTATTAACTTGGATTTGTTCCCTAATCCACTCTGCTCTCTCTATCTctgtcttcctgtctcttaatttTGCATCTATGATGATATTTTCCATAATACGATACGCTGTCCTGAATTTAAGTTCatccctttttgttagcctccacgtttgtgccccataggtgagttcTCGTGTGATATAGCTTCTATTTACTTTTGTCCTGAAAGACAATGGGAAACTACCACTGTTGATTTGAAAGTACCTGCCAAATGCGTCCCACCACATTCTAATTCCAAAGATTTCACCTTCGTGATCCGTATCCGCTCTCAGTGCCTGCCGTTGTAGATGCCTTCATTTGCAACTTTCAGCCCTTGGGTATACCTATCGAAAACTACTCTTCCCCTCCGTGTCTGCAGTATAATTTTTTGCATAATAATTTTTAGACCTCGCTTTCTGCCTTGGCAATCAGAATCATTGAGCATGCTTTGCGATTCGTCCCTTGAGTTAGGTAGGTAATGTCATCAGCGTGTCGTAGACTGTAACACCATATCCGGCGCCAGCCGGAACGTGTATTGTGTTCTGATAACGTTGTCATTGTTATCCTTCTTTTGCATTTATCTTTGTCGGACATGTATATATTTATGCTCCTGATCATTGCAATAAATCCCGTTAAGTTTAGCGGTTGTCCGTGTGTTCTCGTTCGTTCTGCATTCTTTTCTGCGCTATAATTTCTACGACCCACCAACATGCCCAAATTTGTTCTCTTCTGCAATTTATAAATGTATGCTCTAACTGTTATCACCAGCtgctcccaatccaggcctctcaATTCCTCCTGCCGACAGGCGGTCAATAGCATCAGATAGCTCGTGCGCCCCTGCTTGGCACCCTGCCTGTTTCGGATTATATCACTTTTTTATGGATCACTATAGGGGCACTAGAGCAGCAATACCTATCTTCGACTGCTTTTCTACACTCGGATTCCATAATCCCTGCATGACTTCTTAGGTTTCGACTGAGTGATATGTTTTCTCCTATTTTATGACAGCAATGTatagggcgtttcacctaagactagCAGACATGGCAGTAATTGAATTCCTGTAAtgaaattacagtaattaaattactttcctCGGCAATTTTTaatgtaattgattacttttctGGGCGGGTAATTTAGTCATGCAATGCATTATCTTGCAGCAGTAATTTCATGCAAAAGTAATTAATCACCAGCCAAAATACTTTTGCTGAGTAATGAGTCCGTGCTCCCCCTTGTATCACCCATGCTCTGGCCTCGCATTTGCGGGGTTGAGTGTCTACAAAGCAAGGAAAACACGCGGCCAGCACTCCAGCGAAGCGGCGCAGCGGTCGAAAGGCGATGCGCGCATTGCCTTGGTGATGAGTCTACTTAATAAGACTGCTAGGCATCTTCCAGCACTGCCTACGGTCGCACACACAGACGTGCCGCAGGGCCACCGGGAGAGTGTCATGGCCATGACATGGCCcacagacgcactgcgagtgcttgagcgagCAGTTCTTTCTAGACTGCTGCATACATATTGTCGCGTCGCCGCACTGCGAAGTCTCAAATGACATCTAACAAAGTTGGTTGCGATTCTTGGGAAAACTAGCTTCTGTGCCCGGATATGAAGCCATATTCTTAACTCATGGGCAATATGGACGATAGCGGCACCACGACATGCTATTTTTTCCCGCCAACGTACCTCCAGAGCAAGTCAATTTAACAGCAGGAATTGCAGCTTGTCTGCACCCTGGTGCATTTCAGGGACGTTGAGCGTCAACAGGCAGTCGGTGCACTCCCGCTTTTTACGTGTACGACAAATTCTTCCAAATCAAGAGGGTGGGACCGTATACGGCGCATTGAACGATTCACTTCTGATTCGAGAGTGATGCGATCAACTAAATTTTCCGATTAAATTGACCTCATCTACATCAGTAACGCGGTTGTTTAATCGACTAGGGCTAACGTTATTCAAAAAGGGGAAAATTTTCTAGGGCCCACTTTGAAGCTgagtggcggtgcaaacaaagaAATATGAAAATGTTGTACGAACTGCGACCAATGCGCAACTTTTTGTGTTGAAACTAAAAAAGTAATTTAAAAGCATTTTAATTACTTTTTAgaagtaattgtaatgtaatgtcaaTAATTTTTGAAAGAAGTGATTTTTAATATAATTTAGTAACTTTTGAGGGACTTCTAGGGAAGTAATTAAATTGTAATTAAATTGCTTTTCAAAACTAATTTTGACATGatacaattttttaaaagtaggcttttaAAATTATAAAAGCGCTTTTTCCGCCGGTGAAATACATGAGAATAAAGagaagacgtgctaactagcaggctggttaaataataGACACGCGTCAGGACGTGACGCcaaagagatgcggcggcgctggcgtcagcagtgactttcgtaGTGTTggcaaaaagcgggaccttccgcattgggtgcgcaaagcttgcgtgtttttgggcacaattcacggcgtgccgacaaattgtggtgcggtttgttgagccgcaatacagaagaaaggaagcagcaTAAGTTTCCACGAGTTTATGGCAGTCAGGtaggcgcgaaagcgacgggttcggcgacggatcggcgacggatcggcttcgTGGCGAATTATTACCGCCGAGCTCGTGGGTTATTAGGCCGAGCTCGTTTAGCCCTTTGGGTTATTATATTGCGTTTAtgcattcaaatctaataagttggttcgtGCCTCTGACTTCGCATCGTTGCTGTTCGGTCGCGTGGTGAACAGAGCAAAAATCAAGCAAGCCTGCAACTCGTTTtcattctgtcgtgctctcagcataagtttaggcgcgatatttcgtgtgcttgggatcgtaagttgaacgcagggTGCTATTTTCACATGCTTATTGCCCGGACAACGTCCCGAGCATCACTTCGCGCGCGCAAAACAAGAGACAAAAAGCGGCCAccagtcgccttcagcgttcacacTGTGCCGCTCTTGAGGAAGCACCGTTCTCGTGTAGTAGCACGCACGacggttttttctttgttttccttttcgcGAATTTCAAGAAGTGTGTCGTTTCAACACCGGTCCAACGATCGAGTACGCTAATATCTGCACAAAGTcgcgcagtgttatttcccaaatttgaattttcacattgcAGGTCGATCAGAGCCTGGCGAACACAGCGAACTCCACGCCAAAAGCCACTGTgatcaagcagaatgcgcacacttgaataaattctaaaatatcAACCAAAATTTTATAGCTTAGCAAAGTGAGCGTAATATTTGTTTGGAGCTCTAGGAAACCGTCTATGAATGTGCTAGTGGAGCTGTCGGATCAGATTttccttattcaaagcagctataaTGTTCATTAATTTGCAAGATCTCCGGAGTGAAGCCGctcggtgaaaataggaagcGCATTACAAGGTTCGTCATGtgagaaagctgattcgcgtcctgcatcacgtcgtcctatcttgcaatagcaatcggatatgctttatcggcccacAAGTTGAGAACTGTGTAcgattagttcctccccatacctcgcgctttcaccCGCTGTAGCGCTGCGCTGTTACTGAGCGGAGAAGCATCCCATGCAGCGCTCCGCTTGCTAATTCCGTCgggcgaacaggctgaaaaagtgcagaactactctccgGGCATCAACAAAATTGTTTCGAACCAGAAGCGACGCGCACGCATTCAGTATTCGTATACACGAGTTGGTTTCGAAGACATGGTCGCCTGGCGCAGTGTATAGGCGTGCTGCGTTCTGCCTGCACCTCGCGTCGCTGCCACCGCAGCgtcacctttgtttacaaacatgacgcttgtctatattgaatagttaactttttaactattacagttcgGCTCCTTAAGTATTGAGAGGCATGTATCGGacagcaatatccatatcagtgttTGGAATTTCTAAAATGCGATTACCCacgtgctgtggcccaacaaattttggctatttcgacgagtaaCGTGAACTGGAgagtttgctttgcctgcaagcttctagaaagcgcgtttattttggCGCGACGTAGTCacaatttgctgggccacagcgccgagggtaaccgcgttttcgaagttctaaaaactgatatggatattacttacttTAGGCTACATGCCTCTAAATATTTAAGGAGACtcacggtaatagttaaaaagttaactattctatAATAGTTAACCGGCCTCTTAGTTAgcacgtctcagctgtattcttatgtactacactgctggcAATGCTATTGCGAAAAAAGCGTaattctaactcaaaaggcctgcTTTTAAAATTATGTAAAGTctttggtgaaacaccctgtatagaggTTGGGTTTATTCTGCTCATTTCtttatggtctattgtcgagtagcctttgcGAAAGCCTGCATGGTGTTTTCGTTGATTGAATTCTACTAGTGATTCTCTTAGTGAATACATTGTAGGCTAAGGGCAGTAAGCTTTGACTCCCCCTTTCTTATCGATTAATATAGTGTTAGCGTTCTTCCATAATTCTGGCACAGTCGACGTCATGACACATTACGTGTACGAGAGGGCCTGTTTTTAGAGAGTTAGCTTTTACTAGCCCTTGCTGAATTTAGCGCTGTTGTCGTCGCTGGAGTCCGCAGCGTCAACTGCCACATGTTCTTA is a window of Amblyomma americanum isolate KBUSLIRL-KWMA chromosome 4, ASM5285725v1, whole genome shotgun sequence DNA encoding:
- the LOC144127841 gene encoding uncharacterized protein LOC144127841, translated to MAVRGAVLLLAAAVVLAASLGSCGADVIRKNVSLNVDLLGVRVGAVSPVEQAEEQPRRRRLIVVRRRKKAPLLLQRDDVEDRYTAQDHASLVADDSMSWDNVPESTSSIEVGLLEGEQHSPPVGVLDSFQDRLLGSLSAFPRDEQRGFLLNEDVANILKADGSVSLNSRALNSSEYLDRELMFLRKRRQGPPPNAGPSSGNWPLRPPGPRPADPRSMAGQGQPPAPMGQPDGRGPGARPPGPQGPGPPFPGPGGMPHPPSPRARPGPQVSPGMPPPGRPQLPPKPPMVPARPSHGPPGRTGIHAPKPPYPALGGPPGPPKPPVPSTGQKPQPLPPYPAPPQNLPSPPRQPPELVRPESQRPPPGRPPDRPFGLPAPHSSGLPAGPRHPSRLRTGPQSGSPDKVLSPGATKPLGPPLGQAPMPLPPAFHLPAPGPRPPLRPAQPLQAQGSPGRSPLPGSRQQPGPGRSHESPVKLPRPSPARPAPGPPLPPGPPRGHSPHHLAPGPPQPPNNQGLPLDILKFPSPTSAPPILQRPPPPPHPGPPPQLPPPAPPNPPGITRGRLPQAPLQPPVPPPGAIAPQPTAVARRLPGPQLQLPPPGPPKPPEMNAGGLPQGPLQPAVPPPGAISPGLAGVLRPPPGPPPQQPPPAPPKPPGMTAGSLPQGPLQPPVPPPLAISSGPGGAPRPFPGPPPQLPPHAPPKPPGMNAGGLPQGPVQPAVPPPGAVLPGPARALRPPSGPPPQIPPPPPKPPGMTAGRLPQGPIQPPVLPPLAISSGPAAAPRPPPGPPPSLSPPAPPKPPGMNAGGFPQGPVQPAVPPPGAVLPGPAGALRPPPGPPPQLPPPPPNPPGMIAGRLPQGPVQPPVPPPLTISSGPGRAPRPPPGPSPPLPPPAPPEPRGMKAGGFPQGPLIPAVPPPDAIPPGRAGALRPPPGPPPHLLPPAPPKPPGMTAGRSPQGHVKPPVLLPLAIPSGPRGPPRPPPGPPPQHLPPAPLKTPGMNAGGLPQGPLQPPVPPPGPISPGLAGALRPPSGPPPQLPPPAPPKPSEVNAGRLPQGPLQPSVLHPGAIAPQPGGVPRPPSGPPPQLPQPGPPKPPEMSVGGFPQGPVPPAVPPPGAVLPGPGGPLRPPLGQPPQLPPPGPPKPPGFSLGRLPQGPVQPPVPPPLAIPSGPGGAPRPPLGAPPQVPPPGPFKLHGMNAGQLRQGSVQPPVQPPGAIPPSLTAAPRPPPGPPQRLLPPALPKPPGMTASGLPQGPVQPAVPSPGAVLPGPAGALRPPPQLPPPAPPKPPGMTAEHLPQGPVQSLVPPPLAIPPGPGRAPRPPPGPPPQLLPPARPKWPGIHAGGFPQGPLEPAVAPPGAIPPGLAGALRPPPGPPPQLLPPAPPKPSGMTYERLPQDPLQPLLPPPLAIPPRPGGALRPHSGPPPQLQPPAPLKPPGVIVGHLPQVSLKPAVPAPGAIPPGPTGALRPPPRPPLQLPPRAPPKHPGMSAGALPQGPLQPVVSGPYSRLPPPSDTVQSLPRPPGGALPGMAQRPGPPLAQPMQPRPLGPPRHPEVTIPPPGPSQQSDARRRPSVPLGPGREHLPSMLPGRPPLFPQGLPGAPSYGGPTARPVAPAPGPPRQPGVPLPPTVQLRPRPEQHPPNPPGRSEQRFPPGVPAYGPRISVTDLGRHPPRLVQPPWIPDGQRVPGIPFGPGVPPRFPNPMASGGISRQGVPPSPPRPLGAPPLGPPVPARPFPARPPPPGVIPVPPWPRGPSVHPAPQPGPLYPPLPGAILPSPNLKSTEEEPCEDETTPPPPTAPPTKCTTMIGKACFVDTGQEMVKGAIGTAPAQVQPRPGGVLPPFLRPNGSRNYAVPEGVPKPFNASNAASRFSAGGQPPPGKVFGGRSFFRGRPPVSAVNKTFEEKAYFREKPLSQRVFGGGASSRFACAVYGSTVPILLVLAVVGWYQWKNYRRRRHYRLLGSFRDTRYPAYELDPNCDDCDYKNALQHVVAS